In the genome of Vicia villosa cultivar HV-30 ecotype Madison, WI linkage group LG7, Vvil1.0, whole genome shotgun sequence, one region contains:
- the LOC131616485 gene encoding uncharacterized protein LOC131616485 — MERPTHRAWMYNRRTVGRKGFTPEFLQGLKEFLNFACQQPQYVNEGLISCPCKLCKNERRLTPKGVNAHVRQKGFTPGYLYWTSHGEEVPQMNVNVDMDSNAFPYSSQEDIGFDDADLNDQNFVQNEGVEASEMYDMLNSTHQPPRSGYTNTSSLSAAVAMLNLQSKYNMSQDCFNDMLKLMGESNHNGNVISSNSRDAERTMPPTKMSRKKKRAETDAPLIIPSNAHNTKKTLQPTKMLGKKKSAQTRALLASPSDTLQTFSTQATQPPSRTKPRTKLKRPPPTKSLNLHTQSQPTQSHPQLRPRPQPTQPQLRPRPQPTPPTQSQLHMQPQPTQPQLTPPTQPQLLTQPQQTPPRIQSQPATPRSESHPVISQTIPTQVLQWQEFSTDNLNQNKITILPEGDGFDQHNLVVKAIGSIIRTYLAEGIPSWKQIPKKQRDSWFDIFKSMFSWPPEHKDLVRRNFEKRGSAKMVQLMQDARRNLDHKPTWMEECVWAQLKAHWESSKYQRISEINKRNAASMADASLHTGGSIPHRLHWKRMKETNGTDPSMAEFYFRTHRKKDQSWVGPSAESAYKKFEQRKLELSSKFDLGENSGENHQSIEMPSDLDIWVDSIGQKKGRVFGLGSVNKTLVPSVRLPGNSGDVNGLRSQIHALNESLHKQEQEKLEMKQELTETRKQLAALMKHLGFAGSSSQPLSSPQNNNGIDNGDDYTDDGDDME, encoded by the exons ATGGAAAGGCCGACACATCGGGCATGGATGTATAATAGGCGTACTGTCGGTCGAAAAGGATTCACACCTGAATTTTTGCAAGGTCTCAAAGAGTTTCTGAATTTTGCCTGTCAACAACCACAATATGTGAATGAGGGTTTAATAAGTTGTCCATGTAAGCTATGTAAAAATGAGAGGCGCCTAACTCCGAAGGGAGTGAATGCTCATGTTCGCCAGAAAGGGTTTACACCCGGATATTTGTATTGGACATCCCATGGAGAAGAAGTCCCTCAAATGAATGTTAATGTTGATATGGACTCAAACGCATTTCCTTATAGTAGTCAAGAAGATATTGGGTTTGATGATGCTGATCTTAATGACCAAAATTTTGTACAAAATGAAGGGGTGGAAGCAAGTGAAATGTATGATATGTTGAATTCAACGCATCAACCTCCACGGTCAGGGTACACGAATACATCAAGCTTGTCTGCTGCTGTCGCAATGTTGAATTTACAATCTAAATACAACATGTCACAAGATTGTTTCAATGACATGCTAAAGTTAATGGGAGAGTCAAACCACAATGGGAATGTAATTTCTTCAAATTCTAGGGATGCAGAAAGAACAATGCCGCCTACTAAAATGTCAAGGAAAAAGAAACGTGCAGAAACCGATGCTCCCTTGATAATTCCTTCAAATGCTCACAATACAAAGAAAACTCTGCAGCCAACTAAAATGTTAGGAAAAAAGAAATCTGCACAAACCCGTGCTCTGTTGGCAAGTCCATCTGATACCCTTCAAACTTTTTCTACCCAAGCAACTCAACCTCCATCTCGAACTAAACCTCGAACTAAACTTAAACGACCTCCACCCACTAAATCATTAAACCTTCATACGCAATCCCAACCCACTCAATCACATCCTCAACTTCGCCCGCGACCTCAACCCACCCAACCTCAACTTCGCCCGCGACCCCAGCCTACTCCACCCACTCAATCTCAACTCCACATGCAACCTCAACCCACTCAACCTCAACTCACTCCACCCACTCAACCTCAACTCCTCACACAACCTCAACAAACTCCACCTCGAATTCAGTCTCAACCTGCAACACCTCGGTCTGAATCTCACCCTGTCATATCTCAAACCATTCCTACCCAAGTCCTTCAATGGCAAGAATTCTCAACAGACAACTTAAATCAGAACAAAATCACTATACTTCCAGAAGGAGACGG GTTTGATCAACACAACTTGGTAGTGAAGGCAATTGGTTCAATCATACGTACGTACTTGGCTGAGGGAATACCATCATGGAAGCAGATACCTAAAAAGCAACGAGATTCGTGGTTTGATATATTTAAA TCAATGTTTTCATGGCCACCTGAACATAAAGACCTGGTGCGACGTAACTTTGAGAAAAGGGGTTCAGCTAAAATGGTTCAATTAATGCAAGATGCTCGAAGAAATTTAGATCACAAACCAACTTGGATGGAAGAGTGTGTGTGGGCACAGTTGAAGGCACATTGGGAGTCCTCCAAATACCAGAGAATAtcagaaataaataaaagaaatgcTGCGTCTATGGCGGACGCATCTCTTCACACTGGTGGATCAATACCTCATCGTTTGCATTGGAAGCGAATG AAGGAGACAAATGGGACAGATCCATCCATGGCTGAGTTTTATTTTCGTACGCATCGAAAGAAGGATCAAAGTTGGGTGGGTCCATCTGCAGAGTCTGCATAT AAGAAATTTGAACAAAGAAAATTGGAATTATCTTCCAAGTTTGATTTAGGAGAGAATAGTGGCGAAAATCATCAATCCATAGAAATGCCATCTGACTTGGATATATGGGTAGATTCAATTGGACAGAAAAAAGGAAGGGTTTTTGGTCTCGGATCTGTTAACAAAACATTGGTTCCATCTGTTAGGCTTCCTGGAAATTCAGGAGATGTCAATGGTTTAAGAAGTCAGATTCACGCACTTAACGAGTCGTTGCATAAGCAGGAGCAAGAGAAACTAGAAATGAAACAAGAGTTGACCGAGACTAGAAAACAATTAGCGGCTTTAATGAAACATCTAGGATTTGCCGGCTCTTCTTCTCAGCCATTATCATCAccgcaaaacaacaatggtattGATAATGGTGATGATTATactgatgatggtgatgatatgGAGTAG
- the LOC131618232 gene encoding uncharacterized protein LOC131618232 isoform X2, with product METLEDKSIFDLEKESLNKFKHFMTGYTKIDDLGTAGSKLLSGFQQALEFIRKPPMDTNSKLVNSIIKANETGRLKSYVNFECKNRKDVDQNATNLGSCKQGLLLQIRQVKVVLDELEDIQANVQNVMHSIHGKLSCLSDSDIDFKMNEQEIYNDSTHLAALMVALFGMVQQDYLMQERIVSALDLNMSPEELESYCLMWSLRPFINDELVHEAWKYVQ from the exons ATGGAAACCCTGGAAGACAAGTCAATTTTTGATTTGGAGAAAGAAAGtttaaacaaattcaaacatTTCATGACAGG GTATACAAAGATTGATGACTTGGGAACTGCTGGAAGCAAGCTTTTGTCCGGTTTTCAACAAGCATTAG AGTTTATTCGGAAGCCTCCTATGGATACAAATTCTAAATTAGTCAACAGCATCATTAAAGCTAATGAAACTGGAAGACTTAAGTCCTATGTCAATTTCGAATGTAAGAACCGCAAAGATGTTGACCAGAATGCAACCAATT TGGGCTCATGTAAACAGGGACTTCTTCTCCAGATAAGACAAG TGAAGGTAGtacttgatgaacttgaagatatACAGGCTAATGTACAAAATGTTATGCATAGTATACATGGAAAACTATCATGCCTTTCAGATTCGGATATTGATTTTAAAATGAATGAGCAAGAGATCTATAATGATTCCACACATTTAGCTGCCCTAATGGTTGCCTTATTTGGTATGGTCCAGCAAGACTATTTGATGCAG GAAAGGATTGTTTCTGCGTTAGATCTGAACATGTCACCGGAAGAACTTGAAAGCTACTGCCTAATGTGGTCTTTGCGTCCCTTCATAAATGATGAACTTGTGCATGAGGCTTGGAAATATGTTCAATGA
- the LOC131618232 gene encoding uncharacterized protein LOC131618232 isoform X1 — protein sequence MPGGARHSKRGGTVSTTALHQSPLRMETLEDKSIFDLEKESLNKFKHFMTGYTKIDDLGTAGSKLLSGFQQALEFIRKPPMDTNSKLVNSIIKANETGRLKSYVNFECKNRKDVDQNATNLGSCKQGLLLQIRQVKVVLDELEDIQANVQNVMHSIHGKLSCLSDSDIDFKMNEQEIYNDSTHLAALMVALFGMVQQDYLMQERIVSALDLNMSPEELESYCLMWSLRPFINDELVHEAWKYVQ from the exons ATGCCTGGCGGCGCACGCCACAGTAAGCGCGGAGGAACGGTATCTACGACGGCGCTCCACCAATCTCCTCTGAG AATGGAAACCCTGGAAGACAAGTCAATTTTTGATTTGGAGAAAGAAAGtttaaacaaattcaaacatTTCATGACAGG GTATACAAAGATTGATGACTTGGGAACTGCTGGAAGCAAGCTTTTGTCCGGTTTTCAACAAGCATTAG AGTTTATTCGGAAGCCTCCTATGGATACAAATTCTAAATTAGTCAACAGCATCATTAAAGCTAATGAAACTGGAAGACTTAAGTCCTATGTCAATTTCGAATGTAAGAACCGCAAAGATGTTGACCAGAATGCAACCAATT TGGGCTCATGTAAACAGGGACTTCTTCTCCAGATAAGACAAG TGAAGGTAGtacttgatgaacttgaagatatACAGGCTAATGTACAAAATGTTATGCATAGTATACATGGAAAACTATCATGCCTTTCAGATTCGGATATTGATTTTAAAATGAATGAGCAAGAGATCTATAATGATTCCACACATTTAGCTGCCCTAATGGTTGCCTTATTTGGTATGGTCCAGCAAGACTATTTGATGCAG GAAAGGATTGTTTCTGCGTTAGATCTGAACATGTCACCGGAAGAACTTGAAAGCTACTGCCTAATGTGGTCTTTGCGTCCCTTCATAAATGATGAACTTGTGCATGAGGCTTGGAAATATGTTCAATGA